From Halobacterium sp. R2-5, the proteins below share one genomic window:
- a CDS encoding TIGR00296 family protein: MAEAQSVVLSFEDGARTVELARESVEAFVRNGQREQPGSMRDAFYNRTSAFVRLESTHGRGRLRGCAGAQESARDLGNRDQQLGHAIVEASIKAASDASCGSEVEPAELPNLRVSVCTVSNLVLTDNPVDDIELGVHGVAIDGDGKHGWMYPTLPVENDWSVFEYLDRTCRKAGLPNGAWEDDDVMVTLFEGQVFRETGEDAEEPVEELTA; the protein is encoded by the coding sequence ATGGCCGAGGCCCAGTCAGTAGTACTCTCCTTCGAGGACGGCGCCCGGACGGTCGAACTAGCACGAGAATCCGTCGAGGCGTTCGTTCGCAACGGCCAGCGCGAGCAGCCCGGGAGCATGCGGGACGCGTTCTACAACCGAACCAGCGCGTTCGTGCGCCTCGAGTCGACGCACGGCCGCGGCCGGCTGCGAGGCTGCGCGGGCGCACAGGAGTCCGCCCGCGACCTCGGCAACCGCGACCAGCAGCTCGGACACGCGATCGTCGAGGCGTCCATCAAGGCCGCCTCGGACGCGTCCTGTGGCTCGGAGGTCGAGCCCGCGGAGCTCCCGAACCTCCGCGTCTCCGTCTGCACGGTCTCGAACCTCGTTCTCACGGACAACCCCGTCGACGACATCGAGCTCGGCGTCCACGGCGTCGCCATCGACGGCGACGGCAAGCACGGCTGGATGTATCCGACACTGCCCGTGGAGAACGACTGGAGCGTCTTCGAGTACCTCGACCGCACCTGCCGGAAGGCCGGCCTCCCGAACGGCGCGTGGGAGGACGACGACGTGATGGTCACCCTCTTCGAGGGGCAGGTGTTCCGGGAAACGGGCGAGGACGCCGAGGAACCCGTCGAAGAGCTCACCGCGTAG
- a CDS encoding aminopeptidase yields the protein MDPRIEDHAEVLVDWSARVDEGDDVVLRVGPDAHELAVAVAEAVGERGANLVTVYDSNEVDRAYALAHESDFEENPAYELGLYENADVVLSVGGSRNTSEGSDVPAETRSAKTKARNGIREARLSTDWVSTVHPTRSLAQQANMSFEEYREFAYDAILRDWEALADQMANVKAILDDGSEVHLVKEDTDLTMSIENRTAVNSAASVAYDSHNLPSGEVFTAPHATEGEVFFDVPMTIRGERVQDVHLTFEDGEAVDYSAGQNEQVVGEILDTDEGARRLGELGIGMNRGIDRFTDSILFDEKMGDTVHMALGRAYDSNYPEGHEDEANESAVHVDMITDVSEDSFMEVDGEVVQRNGTFRWEDGFEE from the coding sequence ATGGACCCCCGCATCGAGGACCACGCCGAAGTGCTGGTGGACTGGAGCGCGCGCGTCGACGAGGGCGACGACGTCGTGCTCCGCGTCGGGCCGGACGCCCACGAGCTCGCGGTCGCGGTCGCCGAGGCGGTCGGCGAGCGCGGCGCGAACCTCGTCACCGTCTACGACTCGAACGAGGTCGACCGCGCGTACGCGCTCGCCCACGAGAGCGACTTCGAGGAGAACCCAGCGTACGAGCTCGGCCTGTACGAGAACGCCGACGTCGTGCTCTCCGTCGGCGGTAGCCGCAACACCAGCGAGGGGTCAGACGTTCCCGCGGAGACCCGCAGCGCGAAGACGAAGGCCCGGAACGGCATCCGGGAAGCGCGCCTGAGCACGGACTGGGTGTCGACGGTCCACCCGACCCGGTCGCTCGCCCAGCAGGCGAACATGTCCTTCGAGGAGTACCGCGAGTTCGCGTACGACGCCATCCTCCGCGACTGGGAAGCGCTCGCCGACCAGATGGCGAACGTGAAAGCGATTCTCGACGACGGCAGCGAGGTCCACCTGGTCAAGGAGGACACCGACCTCACGATGAGCATCGAGAACCGGACCGCCGTGAACTCCGCGGCGTCGGTCGCGTACGACTCCCACAACCTCCCGTCCGGCGAGGTGTTCACCGCGCCCCACGCCACCGAGGGCGAGGTGTTCTTCGACGTCCCGATGACGATTCGCGGCGAGCGCGTCCAGGACGTCCACCTCACGTTCGAGGACGGCGAGGCGGTCGACTACAGCGCCGGCCAGAACGAGCAGGTCGTCGGCGAGATTCTGGACACCGACGAGGGCGCCCGCCGCCTCGGCGAACTCGGTATCGGGATGAACCGCGGTATCGACCGGTTCACGGACTCCATCCTCTTCGACGAGAAGATGGGCGACACCGTCCACATGGCGCTCGGTCGCGCGTACGACTCGAACTACCCGGAGGGCCACGAGGACGAGGCCAACGAGTCCGCCGTCCACGTGGACATGATCACGGACGTCAGCGAGGACTCGTTCATGGAAGTCGACGGCGAGGTCGTCCAGCGCAACGGGACGTTCCGGTGGGAAGACGGCTTCGAGGAGTAG
- a CDS encoding valine--tRNA ligase gives MTNIPDSYDPERIESEWQDAWKDSDVYEFDPSDSDTQYVIDTPPPYPTGNLHLGHALGWSYIDFTARFHRLQGDAVLFPQGWDCHGLPTEVKVEENHDIHRTDVSREEFREMCVEHTEARIDEMKRTMRELGYSQDWSAEYQTMDPEYWGDTQSSFVEMADDDMVYRDEHPVNWCPRCETAIADAEVENVDREGTLYYVTFEGVGNDDIEIATTRPELLAACVGMAVDPEDERFEGRVGDTFEVPLFGQEVELLADDDVDPEFGTGAVMICTFGDKQDVDWWAEYDLDLRSVFTEDGHLSEGAGEFAGLSIDEAKGEIADALDDEGYLNDSEPTEQSVGACWRCDTPIEILSKEQWFVEVDQDLILEKADEVEWIPEHMHDRLVDWAEGMEWDWVISRQRVFATPIPAWECADCGHWHIAERAETPVDPNDEDPAVGACPECGSEDWRGETDVMDTWMDSSITPLHISGWPEDIDLDEFEPVALRPQGHDIIRTWAFYTLLRTGALTDEAPWEDILVNGMVFGDDGNKMSKSRGNFVTPDEAISEYSADAVRQALALGGQPGSDVQFQWKEVKSASRFLTKLWNIVKFADGHFDEDTPDVQDPAYRDADRWILSELTRVADEVEAEMENYRFDAALRRLREFAWEDLADDYVELVKGRLYNGRPGERAAAEKTLYTAVTAVVRMLSPFSPHVTEEIWHHLPGTEGSVHNATWPDVDMLDEDAEVAGEYIAETASEVRAWKSENHIPLNESLDRVELYFDAGEDAALDTYDLSETVNAPIKLVDGRPDIELVPVEVDADESEVGPEFRSEAGAVLGAVDEADPAEIQAQIHSGDTVTVEADGESYDLDADWLTVEEEYRAESGEEVAVVETSFGTVLVYE, from the coding sequence ATGACGAACATCCCGGACAGCTACGACCCCGAACGCATCGAATCCGAGTGGCAGGACGCCTGGAAGGACTCCGACGTCTACGAGTTCGACCCCAGCGACTCGGACACCCAGTACGTCATCGACACGCCGCCGCCGTACCCCACCGGCAACCTCCACCTCGGCCACGCGCTCGGCTGGTCGTACATCGACTTCACCGCGCGCTTCCACCGGCTACAAGGTGACGCCGTCCTCTTCCCGCAGGGCTGGGACTGCCACGGCCTCCCCACCGAGGTCAAAGTCGAGGAGAACCACGACATCCATCGCACGGACGTCTCCCGCGAGGAGTTCCGGGAGATGTGCGTCGAGCACACGGAGGCCCGCATCGACGAGATGAAACGGACGATGCGGGAGCTCGGCTACTCCCAGGACTGGTCCGCGGAGTACCAGACGATGGACCCCGAGTACTGGGGCGACACCCAGTCGTCGTTCGTCGAGATGGCCGACGACGACATGGTCTACCGCGACGAGCACCCCGTCAACTGGTGTCCGCGCTGCGAGACCGCCATCGCGGACGCCGAGGTCGAGAACGTCGACCGCGAGGGCACGCTGTACTACGTCACCTTCGAGGGCGTCGGCAACGACGACATCGAAATCGCGACCACGCGCCCGGAGCTGCTCGCGGCCTGTGTCGGGATGGCCGTCGACCCCGAGGACGAGCGCTTCGAGGGCCGCGTCGGCGACACGTTCGAAGTCCCGCTGTTCGGCCAGGAGGTCGAACTGCTCGCCGACGACGACGTCGACCCCGAGTTCGGGACCGGCGCCGTCATGATCTGTACGTTCGGCGACAAGCAGGACGTCGACTGGTGGGCCGAGTACGACCTCGACCTCCGGTCGGTGTTCACGGAGGACGGCCACCTCTCCGAGGGAGCCGGCGAGTTCGCGGGGCTGTCCATCGACGAGGCGAAGGGCGAAATCGCGGACGCCCTCGACGACGAGGGCTACCTCAACGACAGCGAGCCGACCGAGCAGAGCGTCGGCGCGTGCTGGCGCTGTGACACCCCCATCGAGATCCTCTCGAAGGAGCAGTGGTTCGTCGAGGTCGACCAGGACCTCATCCTGGAGAAGGCCGACGAGGTCGAGTGGATCCCCGAGCACATGCACGACCGCCTCGTCGACTGGGCGGAGGGCATGGAGTGGGACTGGGTCATCTCCCGCCAGCGCGTCTTCGCGACGCCGATCCCCGCCTGGGAGTGTGCCGACTGCGGCCACTGGCACATCGCCGAGCGCGCCGAGACGCCCGTCGACCCCAACGACGAAGACCCGGCGGTCGGCGCCTGCCCCGAGTGCGGTAGCGAGGACTGGCGCGGCGAGACCGACGTCATGGACACGTGGATGGACTCCTCGATCACGCCCCTGCACATCTCCGGGTGGCCCGAGGACATCGACCTCGACGAGTTCGAGCCGGTCGCGCTGCGGCCGCAGGGCCACGACATCATCCGCACGTGGGCGTTCTACACGCTCCTGCGGACGGGCGCGCTCACCGACGAGGCGCCGTGGGAGGACATCCTCGTCAACGGCATGGTGTTCGGCGACGACGGCAACAAGATGTCCAAGTCCCGCGGGAACTTCGTCACGCCCGACGAGGCCATCTCGGAGTACTCCGCGGACGCCGTCCGGCAGGCGCTCGCGCTCGGCGGCCAGCCCGGCAGCGACGTCCAGTTCCAGTGGAAGGAGGTCAAGTCCGCCTCCCGCTTCCTCACGAAGCTCTGGAACATCGTGAAGTTCGCGGACGGGCACTTCGACGAGGACACCCCGGACGTCCAGGACCCCGCGTATCGGGACGCCGACCGCTGGATCCTCTCCGAGCTCACGCGGGTCGCCGACGAGGTCGAGGCCGAGATGGAGAACTACCGGTTCGACGCGGCGCTGCGCCGCCTCCGGGAGTTCGCGTGGGAGGACCTCGCCGACGACTACGTCGAGCTCGTGAAGGGACGGCTGTACAACGGCCGGCCGGGCGAGCGCGCCGCCGCCGAGAAGACCCTCTACACCGCGGTCACGGCGGTCGTGCGGATGCTGTCGCCGTTCAGCCCGCACGTCACCGAGGAGATCTGGCACCACCTCCCCGGCACGGAGGGCAGCGTCCACAACGCGACGTGGCCCGACGTCGACATGCTCGACGAGGACGCCGAGGTCGCCGGCGAGTACATCGCCGAGACCGCAAGCGAGGTCCGCGCGTGGAAGTCCGAGAACCACATCCCGCTGAACGAGTCCCTCGACCGCGTCGAGCTCTACTTCGACGCCGGCGAGGACGCCGCTCTCGACACGTACGACCTCAGCGAGACCGTCAACGCCCCCATCAAGCTCGTCGACGGTCGTCCGGACATCGAGCTCGTCCCCGTCGAGGTCGACGCCGACGAGTCCGAAGTCGGCCCCGAGTTCCGCAGCGAGGCGGGCGCCGTGCTGGGGGCCGTCGACGAGGCCGACCCCGCGGAGATTCAGGCCCAGATTCACTCCGGGGACACCGTCACCGTCGAAGCCGACGGCGAATCGTACGACCTCGACGCCGACTGGCTGACCGTCGAAGAGGAGTACCGCGCGGAGTCCGGCGAGGAGGTCGCGGTCGTCGAGACCTCCTTCGGCACCGTCCTCGTCTACGAGTAG
- a CDS encoding ABC transporter substrate-binding protein produces MRRRTFIKAGGAATLAGLLAGCASPNEGSSDPTQEPADTTEGTTVESGDEETTADSSYSVSMTPVGEVTFDGVPEKTAVYMPGYADMLVALGHGDAVASVGQKSRFHTGPYDELDGVSIDKSNLVDLVNSGVTRETFLNIDADFHLVDPNWLTNVFEISTEDIEFLEERVGPFFGNTIFRRTDAWHDYEYYTLYGAFEKVAQVFQETERYEAFASFHDDYIDRVSQDVPSEGPRGALVWGGEDNPTSFSPYHLSGEGANKKSFHDLNVRDAIANSDVEALSESQRSKIDYETLLELDPEVLFVRGHEAKSREEFRNTVVSFMQDHDTASRITAVENGDVYRGGPIFLGPIQHLFLTERFATSLYPETFSGELFDRDELADIVTS; encoded by the coding sequence ATGCGACGACGCACGTTCATCAAGGCGGGCGGTGCGGCGACGCTCGCGGGCTTGCTCGCCGGCTGCGCCAGCCCCAACGAGGGCAGCAGCGACCCCACGCAGGAACCGGCCGACACCACCGAAGGGACCACCGTCGAGTCCGGCGACGAGGAGACGACGGCCGACAGCTCGTACTCCGTCTCCATGACGCCCGTCGGCGAGGTCACGTTCGACGGCGTCCCCGAGAAGACCGCCGTCTACATGCCCGGGTACGCCGACATGCTCGTCGCGCTCGGCCACGGCGACGCGGTCGCATCCGTCGGCCAGAAATCCCGGTTCCACACCGGCCCCTACGACGAACTCGACGGCGTCAGCATCGACAAGTCGAACCTGGTCGACCTCGTGAACTCCGGCGTCACCCGGGAGACGTTCCTGAACATCGACGCCGACTTCCACCTCGTCGACCCCAACTGGCTCACCAACGTCTTCGAGATCTCCACCGAGGACATCGAGTTCCTCGAGGAGCGCGTCGGCCCGTTCTTCGGCAACACCATCTTCCGCCGCACCGACGCCTGGCACGACTACGAGTACTACACGCTGTACGGCGCCTTCGAGAAGGTCGCGCAGGTGTTCCAGGAGACTGAACGATACGAGGCGTTCGCGTCCTTCCACGACGACTACATCGACCGCGTCTCCCAGGACGTCCCCAGCGAGGGGCCCCGCGGCGCGCTCGTCTGGGGCGGCGAAGACAACCCCACGTCGTTCTCCCCGTACCACCTCAGCGGCGAGGGCGCGAACAAGAAGTCCTTCCACGACCTGAACGTCCGAGACGCCATCGCGAACTCCGACGTCGAGGCGCTCTCCGAGAGCCAGCGCTCGAAGATCGACTACGAGACGCTGCTGGAACTCGACCCCGAGGTGCTGTTCGTGCGCGGCCACGAGGCCAAGAGCCGCGAGGAGTTCCGGAACACCGTCGTCTCGTTCATGCAGGACCACGACACCGCAAGCCGCATCACCGCTGTCGAAAACGGCGACGTCTACCGCGGCGGCCCCATCTTCCTGGGTCCCATCCAGCACCTGTTCCTGACCGAGCGGTTCGCCACCAGCCTCTACCCCGAGACGTTCTCCGGCGAGCTGTTCGACCGCGACGAGCTCGCCGATATCGTCACGTCGTAG
- a CDS encoding iron ABC transporter permease translates to MSRQFRVRDLLLPKIDATLAAIAAASTAAVLVGALVQIRYGAYQMPFETVWRALFDRVLWTNPKLLATVVLGDETARTLGVYADLSALSDATAVVWTIRLPRVAVAAFVGANLAIAGAIFQAITRNELASPYILGVSSGAGFAVVVTIVFSLGTYLLPLAAAIGGTGAFLLVYAVAWRNGTTPVRLVLAGVVVGTIFNSLQTGVFYFIDSNGSMRTAVSWLAGSLTGVGWSEFRLVLVPTLFVVPAVMVAARQLDVLLLGERRARALGMRVETMRFMLSALAILATAAAVSVGGLVGFVGLVVPHAVRTFVGSDYRRLLVGCLFAGPALVVVADVVARLGLGGAQVPVGVVTGLVGGPYFLLLLRRTESFNEF, encoded by the coding sequence ATGTCACGACAGTTCCGCGTTCGGGACCTCCTCCTCCCGAAAATCGACGCGACGCTCGCCGCCATCGCCGCGGCCAGCACCGCCGCCGTCCTCGTCGGCGCGCTCGTCCAGATCCGGTACGGCGCCTACCAGATGCCGTTCGAGACGGTCTGGCGGGCGCTGTTCGACCGCGTGCTCTGGACGAACCCGAAGCTCCTCGCCACCGTCGTCCTCGGCGACGAGACCGCGCGCACGCTCGGCGTGTACGCCGACCTCTCCGCGCTCTCCGACGCCACCGCCGTGGTGTGGACGATCCGCCTGCCGCGGGTCGCCGTCGCCGCCTTCGTCGGCGCGAACCTCGCCATCGCGGGCGCCATCTTCCAGGCCATCACGCGCAACGAACTCGCCAGCCCCTACATCCTCGGCGTCTCCTCCGGCGCCGGGTTCGCCGTCGTCGTCACCATCGTGTTCTCCCTGGGCACGTACCTCCTGCCGCTCGCCGCGGCGATCGGCGGCACCGGCGCGTTCCTGCTCGTGTACGCCGTCGCGTGGCGCAACGGCACTACGCCGGTCCGCCTCGTGCTCGCGGGCGTCGTCGTCGGCACCATCTTCAACAGCCTCCAGACGGGCGTATTCTACTTCATCGACAGCAACGGCTCGATGCGCACCGCCGTCTCCTGGCTCGCCGGCTCCCTCACGGGCGTCGGCTGGTCGGAGTTCCGCCTCGTGCTCGTCCCCACGCTGTTCGTCGTGCCGGCCGTGATGGTCGCCGCGCGCCAACTGGACGTCCTCCTGCTCGGCGAGCGCCGCGCCCGCGCGCTCGGCATGCGCGTCGAGACGATGCGCTTCATGCTGTCGGCGCTGGCCATCCTCGCCACCGCCGCCGCGGTCTCCGTCGGCGGCCTCGTCGGCTTCGTCGGCCTCGTGGTCCCCCACGCCGTCCGCACGTTCGTCGGCAGCGACTACCGGCGGCTGCTCGTGGGCTGCCTGTTCGCCGGTCCCGCGCTCGTGGTCGTGGCGGACGTTGTCGCGCGCCTCGGCCTCGGCGGCGCACAGGTCCCGGTCGGAGTCGTCACCGGCCTCGTCGGCGGGCCGTACTTCCTGCTGTTGCTCCGCCGCACCGAATCGTTCAACGAGTTCTAA
- a CDS encoding ABC transporter ATP-binding protein — protein sequence MSKIPLLSTDDGEFTPEDPIDDAALFATELELGYGEHTVVDCEDLVVPEGEVTALVGPNGSGKSTLLKGLSAELSPDAGTVLLRGRRVQERSPKELATELGLLDQENDAPGGLTVEDLVTHGRYPHRGFLDPLHEDDHDAIDRAVELAGVEHLRDTPLSELSGGQKQLAFVAMALAQETDVLLLDEPTTYLDLHHQLRVMETVRSLNREKDVTVCVVLHDLQQAARFADYLVALDDGAVYDWGPPAEVVTEQLLADVFDVDAAVDFQPGDDEPRIVPRRALDQD from the coding sequence ATGTCCAAGATCCCACTCCTCAGCACCGACGACGGCGAGTTCACACCCGAAGACCCGATCGACGACGCGGCGCTGTTCGCCACCGAGCTCGAACTGGGGTACGGCGAGCACACGGTCGTGGACTGCGAGGACCTCGTCGTCCCCGAGGGCGAAGTCACCGCGCTGGTCGGCCCGAACGGCTCCGGGAAGTCCACGCTCCTCAAGGGCCTCTCCGCGGAGCTGTCGCCGGACGCCGGCACCGTCCTGCTGCGCGGCCGCCGCGTCCAGGAGCGCTCCCCGAAGGAGCTCGCGACGGAGCTGGGCCTGCTCGACCAGGAGAACGACGCGCCCGGCGGCCTCACCGTCGAGGACCTCGTGACGCACGGCCGCTACCCCCACCGCGGCTTCCTCGACCCCCTGCACGAGGACGACCACGACGCCATCGACCGCGCCGTCGAGCTCGCGGGCGTCGAACACCTCCGCGACACGCCGCTGTCGGAGCTCTCCGGCGGCCAGAAGCAGCTGGCGTTCGTCGCGATGGCGCTCGCCCAGGAGACCGACGTCCTCCTGCTGGACGAGCCGACGACGTACCTCGACCTCCACCACCAGCTGCGGGTGATGGAGACGGTGCGCTCGCTCAACCGAGAGAAGGACGTCACCGTCTGCGTCGTCCTCCACGACCTCCAGCAGGCCGCGCGGTTCGCGGACTACCTCGTCGCGCTCGACGACGGCGCGGTCTACGACTGGGGGCCGCCCGCGGAAGTCGTCACCGAACAGCTCCTCGCGGACGTCTTCGACGTCGACGCCGCCGTCGACTTCCAGCCCGGCGACGACGAACCGCGCATCGTACCGCGGCGCGCGCTCGATCAGGACTGA
- the gnd gene encoding phosphogluconate dehydrogenase (NAD(+)-dependent, decarboxylating) codes for MELGVIGLGRMGRIVVDRCLDAGHDVVAFDIDADAREDAADAGATPADSIPDLADALGDEKRVWLMVPAGDPVDAALDELAPHLEADDVVVDGGNSHFEDSTRRADAHEFAYLDCGTSGGPAGAELGFSLMVGGPEWAYEELVPVFDAVATGPDGHDRMGPAGSGHYVKMVHNGVEYALMQAYGEGFELLHEGRYDLDLEAVANTWNNGAVIRSWLLELCEEAFREEGNDLGDVADHVAGGSTGTWTVQESLEQAVPLPLIYQALAERFDSRASGDGEGRFARRLANRLRYGFGRHEVARKE; via the coding sequence ATGGAACTCGGCGTTATCGGTCTCGGCCGCATGGGACGCATCGTCGTCGACCGGTGTCTGGACGCCGGCCACGACGTGGTCGCCTTCGACATCGACGCGGACGCCCGCGAGGACGCCGCCGACGCCGGCGCCACGCCCGCCGACTCGATTCCCGACCTCGCGGACGCGCTCGGCGACGAGAAGCGCGTCTGGCTGATGGTGCCGGCGGGCGACCCCGTCGACGCCGCGCTCGACGAACTCGCGCCACACTTAGAGGCCGACGACGTGGTCGTGGACGGCGGGAACAGCCACTTCGAGGACTCGACGCGACGCGCCGACGCCCACGAGTTCGCGTACCTCGACTGCGGCACCTCGGGCGGTCCCGCGGGCGCGGAACTCGGCTTCTCGCTGATGGTCGGCGGCCCCGAGTGGGCGTACGAGGAACTCGTGCCGGTGTTCGACGCCGTCGCCACTGGCCCGGACGGTCACGACCGGATGGGACCGGCGGGCTCCGGCCACTACGTGAAGATGGTCCACAACGGCGTCGAGTACGCGCTCATGCAGGCGTACGGCGAAGGGTTCGAGCTCCTCCACGAGGGCCGCTACGACCTCGACCTCGAAGCCGTCGCGAACACGTGGAACAACGGCGCAGTCATCCGGTCGTGGCTGCTCGAACTCTGCGAGGAGGCCTTCCGCGAGGAGGGCAACGACCTCGGCGACGTCGCGGACCACGTCGCCGGCGGCTCCACGGGCACGTGGACGGTCCAGGAGAGCCTCGAACAGGCGGTCCCGCTCCCGCTCATCTACCAGGCGCTCGCCGAGCGCTTCGACTCCCGCGCCAGCGGCGACGGCGAGGGGCGGTTCGCGCGGCGGCTCGCGAACCGGCTGCGGTACGGGTTCGGGCGGCACGAGGTTGCTCGGAAGGAGTAG
- a CDS encoding DJ-1/PfpI family protein, with the protein MDVAILLYEGFDELDAVAPYEVFQTAAEFGADVDATLRTLVPSERVTASHGLRVEPDDVLIGTPDLVVVPGGGWNDRSENGAWAEVQDGALPERLATLYDGGATIATVCTGALIAAEGGLLDGRPAATHESAKDDLRAYGADVRDDRFVDDGDVLTAGGVTSGIDLALHVVERECGADVAEKVAEEIEYETGY; encoded by the coding sequence ATGGACGTCGCGATACTGCTGTACGAGGGGTTCGACGAGCTCGACGCCGTCGCGCCCTACGAGGTGTTCCAGACGGCCGCGGAGTTCGGCGCGGACGTGGACGCGACCCTGCGGACGCTCGTGCCGAGCGAGCGCGTGACCGCGAGCCACGGCCTCCGCGTCGAGCCCGACGACGTGCTCATCGGCACGCCCGACCTCGTGGTCGTCCCGGGCGGCGGGTGGAACGACCGCAGCGAGAACGGCGCGTGGGCGGAAGTCCAGGACGGCGCCCTCCCCGAGCGCCTCGCCACGCTGTACGACGGCGGCGCGACCATCGCCACGGTGTGCACGGGTGCGCTCATCGCCGCGGAGGGCGGCCTGCTGGACGGACGCCCCGCGGCCACCCACGAGTCCGCGAAAGACGACCTCCGAGCGTACGGCGCGGACGTCCGCGACGACCGGTTCGTCGACGACGGCGACGTGCTCACCGCCGGCGGCGTCACCTCGGGCATCGACCTCGCGCTCCACGTCGTCGAACGCGAGTGCGGCGCCGACGTCGCCGAGAAGGTGGCCGAAGAAATCGAGTACGAGACCGGCTACTGA
- a CDS encoding 2Fe-2S iron-sulfur cluster-binding protein, translating into MVNTLGLLLGLGMALTLVGLHFLKGTANPAPEDIASEVLEQRASTVPDTDFPEPYNRSIGGGGGAGAVAGGGAEGELEEESEEDEGFDPESIPDDEVEYYEIEFVKQGETIEVANNENLLEAGEDEGWDLPYACRQGQCLSCGGRVADGSDSAEFVRHSNNETLSDDEMEKGYMLTCTAHPTSSFSLETDETP; encoded by the coding sequence ATGGTGAACACACTGGGGCTGCTGCTCGGCCTCGGGATGGCGCTCACGCTCGTCGGGCTCCACTTCCTGAAGGGCACCGCGAATCCCGCCCCCGAGGACATCGCCAGCGAGGTCCTCGAACAGCGCGCCTCGACGGTTCCGGACACGGACTTCCCGGAGCCGTACAACCGCTCCATCGGCGGAGGCGGCGGCGCCGGCGCGGTCGCGGGCGGCGGCGCGGAGGGCGAGCTCGAAGAAGAGAGCGAGGAAGACGAGGGCTTCGACCCCGAATCCATCCCGGACGACGAGGTCGAGTACTACGAGATCGAGTTCGTCAAGCAGGGCGAGACCATCGAGGTCGCGAACAACGAGAACCTCCTCGAGGCGGGCGAGGACGAGGGCTGGGACCTCCCGTACGCCTGTCGCCAGGGCCAGTGTCTCTCCTGCGGTGGTCGCGTCGCGGACGGCAGCGACTCCGCCGAGTTCGTCCGGCACTCGAACAACGAGACGCTCAGCGACGACGAGATGGAGAAGGGGTACATGCTGACGTGTACCGCGCACCCGACCTCGTCGTTCTCGCTGGAGACCGACGAGACGCCGTAG